From a region of the Paenibacillus sp. R14(2021) genome:
- a CDS encoding response regulator transcription factor → MFKVLITDDEPTIREGLRTLIDWESLGFTVVDTAANGNDALRKIDIHRPELLIVDIRMPGMTGLELIELVRQKNEEVLVLILSGYADFDYAKKAMGLNTEGYLLKPVDEDELIAHLAKLNAVLTREQQKKMEHGSRQDWDREKLVRSVLSSEGGQRNAAVTSTELAAAGMLWDSYSVVLIQLHGREHGIEPGYVSVIRDRIASAFGAKNRAVVFMLDTAIGLLLKDKLQSEGMVKRLYDEIAAFIPDQQMDIAAACGSAVSSFGDIRRSFEEAALLLSRSFFYAGGQLIMAASAQLHHGSESASDSGEAAVPDSNELAAKLYFAIDVGNTDTVKQLVTSMGRKLLRSGASEEAVKSTFAGIVTAVMNKMPQGSDECRSGSQLSAGIHAIYTQNRYDVLEEHIYAILSAAVKSCSTGGTDKQINKMIDLIHRSYDENLKLETLAEVFNYNSAYLGKLFKSVTGEYFNTYLDQVRIEKAKTLLEQGFKVYQVAEKVGYANVDYFHSKFRKYVGSSPSTYRKK, encoded by the coding sequence ATGTTTAAAGTGTTGATTACGGATGATGAACCGACGATTCGCGAAGGGCTGCGCACGCTGATCGACTGGGAGTCGCTTGGCTTCACGGTCGTCGATACGGCTGCGAACGGCAACGACGCGCTGCGTAAGATCGACATCCACCGCCCGGAGCTCCTTATTGTCGATATTCGCATGCCCGGCATGACCGGTCTGGAGCTCATCGAGCTCGTCAGGCAGAAGAACGAAGAGGTCCTTGTGCTTATTCTCAGCGGCTATGCGGACTTCGATTACGCGAAGAAGGCGATGGGACTGAATACCGAGGGCTACCTGCTGAAGCCGGTGGACGAGGATGAATTGATTGCCCACTTGGCGAAGCTCAATGCCGTGCTTACCCGGGAGCAGCAGAAGAAGATGGAGCACGGCTCCAGGCAGGATTGGGACAGGGAGAAGCTGGTACGGAGCGTGCTCTCGTCAGAAGGCGGACAGCGGAATGCTGCGGTTACGTCGACCGAGCTTGCGGCAGCAGGGATGCTGTGGGACAGCTACAGCGTTGTCCTGATTCAATTGCACGGGAGGGAGCATGGTATCGAGCCCGGTTATGTCAGTGTGATCCGGGACCGTATCGCGTCCGCATTCGGCGCGAAGAACAGAGCGGTCGTATTCATGCTGGATACCGCGATCGGCCTGCTGCTCAAGGACAAGCTGCAATCGGAGGGGATGGTCAAGCGGCTGTACGACGAAATCGCCGCCTTCATACCGGATCAGCAGATGGATATCGCTGCCGCATGCGGTTCCGCCGTATCCAGCTTCGGTGATATTCGGCGTTCCTTCGAAGAAGCGGCGCTGCTTCTGAGCCGAAGCTTCTTCTATGCCGGCGGGCAGCTCATCATGGCAGCAAGCGCACAATTGCATCACGGCTCGGAGAGTGCTTCCGATTCCGGGGAAGCAGCCGTGCCGGACAGCAACGAGCTCGCGGCGAAGCTGTATTTTGCCATTGATGTCGGAAATACCGATACGGTGAAGCAGCTCGTCACGAGCATGGGTAGAAAACTCCTCCGAAGCGGAGCGTCCGAGGAGGCCGTAAAGTCCACCTTCGCGGGGATTGTAACGGCCGTGATGAACAAGATGCCGCAGGGCAGCGACGAATGCAGGTCGGGGAGTCAACTATCGGCCGGGATACATGCAATCTATACGCAAAACCGCTACGACGTGCTCGAAGAACATATTTATGCGATTTTGTCGGCGGCTGTTAAAAGCTGTTCCACGGGCGGCACGGATAAGCAGATCAACAAAATGATCGATCTGATCCATCGCAGCTACGACGAGAATTTGAAGCTGGAGACCTTGGCGGAAGTATTCAATTACAACAGCGCCTACTTGGGCAAGCTCTTCAAGAGCGTGACCGGCGAGTACTTCAATACGTACCTGGACCAAGTGCGGATCGAGAAAGCGAAGACGCTGCTGGAGCAAGGCTTCAAGGTCTATCAAGTCGCGGAGAAAGTCGGCTATGCCAACGTGGATTATTTCCATAGCAAATTCCGCAAATATGTCGGAAGTTCGCCGTCCACATACCGCAAAAAATAG
- a CDS encoding sensor histidine kinase, protein MFNFLIRGINDLKLRTKLVLSFIFVAFVPVIMVGAFLTSELRNMALHNALEQTASNVERVKKRTAEVINVSTDISYRMSNDSRLDLLANRQYESVIEVVRAYKEYPDIKDYIRLYKDIANIRLYVNNQTLLNNWEFLQPSPEIIASEWYQTALKSSGLTAWYYMEDERDHTNYLSLVRKIDFLTQHTNGVLVINVNADKLNAILSQESFETLIVDGNDNIVAANRPHLEGKSLAGISFDPNVIDKQSGSYQAVVDGNSSQIQIEPLIPDSSLNGIRIISVFSIASIVKEANGIITLALTVILISLAVAIALIYAFSALLSKRMLRLSKQITKVATGNLDVSMDIDGRDEIGQLSRQFNSMVASINELLAEVQDTNKQKVELQSKQNEIKFKMMASQINPHFLFNALESIRMKAHLNGEREISNVVRLLGKMMRKTLEVGSRTVLLRHEIDMVRCYLDIQKFRYEDRMQYELLVDPEIEQVPILPLIIQPIVENAVIHGLENREAGGRVRITASLVGRQIQIEVADNGDGMPAEKLTFLYQSIEEAEEREGNRIGLRNVHMRLKLMYGQEYGLRIWSEPGFGTKVQFMIPMGDGGYV, encoded by the coding sequence ATGTTTAACTTTTTGATCCGCGGCATCAACGACCTGAAGCTCAGAACGAAGCTGGTGCTCTCTTTTATTTTCGTCGCTTTTGTCCCCGTCATTATGGTCGGCGCGTTTCTAACATCCGAGCTTCGGAATATGGCGCTTCACAATGCGCTGGAACAGACGGCAAGCAACGTGGAGCGGGTGAAGAAACGAACGGCAGAGGTCATCAACGTGTCTACGGATATTTCTTACCGGATGTCCAATGACAGCAGGCTGGATCTGCTTGCGAACCGGCAGTACGAGTCGGTCATCGAGGTTGTCCGGGCTTACAAGGAATACCCCGATATTAAAGACTATATCCGCTTGTATAAGGATATCGCCAACATTCGTCTGTACGTGAACAACCAGACGCTGCTTAACAACTGGGAGTTTCTGCAGCCGTCCCCGGAAATCATCGCGTCCGAATGGTACCAGACTGCGCTGAAGAGCAGCGGATTGACCGCCTGGTACTACATGGAGGACGAGCGCGACCATACCAATTATTTGAGCCTGGTGCGCAAAATCGATTTTCTGACCCAACATACGAACGGCGTGCTCGTCATCAATGTGAATGCGGACAAGCTGAACGCCATTCTCAGCCAGGAATCGTTCGAGACGTTGATCGTGGACGGGAATGACAATATCGTAGCGGCTAACCGGCCCCATCTCGAAGGCAAATCGCTGGCGGGCATCAGCTTCGATCCCAATGTTATCGATAAGCAGAGCGGCAGCTACCAAGCAGTCGTAGACGGCAACTCCTCGCAAATACAGATTGAGCCGCTGATCCCTGACTCCAGCCTGAACGGCATCCGGATCATATCGGTCTTCTCGATCGCGAGCATCGTGAAGGAAGCGAACGGCATAATCACGCTTGCGCTCACGGTCATTCTCATCAGTCTGGCGGTTGCGATCGCGCTTATTTACGCGTTCTCGGCGCTGCTGTCCAAGCGGATGCTGCGTCTCAGCAAGCAGATCACGAAGGTCGCGACGGGCAATTTGGACGTATCCATGGATATCGACGGGAGGGATGAGATCGGGCAGCTATCCAGGCAGTTCAACAGCATGGTCGCCAGCATCAACGAGCTCCTCGCCGAGGTGCAGGACACGAACAAGCAGAAGGTCGAGCTCCAATCGAAGCAGAATGAGATCAAATTCAAGATGATGGCAAGCCAGATCAATCCGCATTTTCTGTTCAATGCGCTGGAATCCATTCGAATGAAAGCGCATTTGAATGGCGAACGCGAAATATCGAACGTCGTCAGGCTGCTCGGCAAAATGATGCGCAAAACGCTCGAGGTCGGCAGCCGCACGGTCCTGCTCCGCCACGAGATCGATATGGTCCGCTGTTATTTGGACATTCAGAAGTTTCGCTACGAGGACCGGATGCAGTATGAGCTGCTAGTCGATCCCGAGATCGAGCAGGTGCCGATTCTGCCGCTTATTATTCAGCCGATCGTCGAGAACGCGGTCATTCACGGCCTTGAAAACAGGGAGGCCGGCGGGCGGGTTCGGATTACCGCAAGCCTCGTCGGACGGCAGATCCAAATCGAAGTGGCCGATAATGGCGACGGAATGCCTGCCGAGAAGCTCACATTTCTATATCAATCGATCGAAGAGGCTGAGGAGCGTGAAGGCAACCGGATTGGACTGCGCAATGTTCATATGCGCCTCAAGCTGATGTACGGTCAAGAATACGGGCTGCGTATTTGGAGCGAGCCGGGCTTTGGTACGAAAGTACAATTCATGATACCGATGGGAGATGGCGGCTATGTTTAA
- a CDS encoding GTP pyrophosphokinase family protein, with product MMDKQMVMEWAKMLMSYKFALDEVSTKLTILNEELQFIQNYNPIEHVKTRIKSPESIVEKLQRKGVEVSKENAAAHIRDIAGVRVICSFTTDVYRVYDMIRSQGDVKVLEVKDYIKEPKPNGYQSLHLIISIPIFLSDRTEHVNVEIQLRTIAMDFWASLEHKIYYQFHDDMPASIREQLKATADMIGMLDRRMLGLKEEVQKFSDSSEAAKTLALPMLPTLS from the coding sequence ATGATGGACAAGCAGATGGTCATGGAATGGGCCAAGATGCTCATGAGCTACAAATTTGCGCTGGATGAAGTGAGCACGAAGCTGACGATATTGAACGAAGAGCTGCAATTTATCCAAAATTACAATCCCATCGAGCATGTGAAGACGCGCATCAAATCGCCCGAAAGCATCGTGGAGAAGCTGCAGCGCAAAGGTGTGGAAGTATCGAAGGAAAATGCGGCTGCCCATATCCGCGACATTGCTGGCGTCAGGGTCATTTGCTCGTTCACAACGGATGTTTACCGCGTGTATGACATGATTCGCAGCCAAGGCGACGTGAAGGTACTGGAAGTAAAGGATTATATCAAGGAGCCCAAGCCGAACGGCTATCAGAGCCTTCATCTGATCATCTCGATACCGATCTTCCTGTCCGACCGGACGGAGCATGTGAACGTGGAGATCCAGCTGCGCACAATCGCGATGGATTTCTGGGCGAGCCTGGAGCATAAAATTTATTATCAATTTCATGACGACATGCCGGCTTCGATTCGCGAGCAATTGAAAGCGACCGCCGATATGATCGGGATGCTCGATCGCCGAATGCTGGGGTTGAAGGAAGAAGTCCAGAAGTTCAGCGACAGCAGCGAGGCTGCCAAAACGCTGGCGCTTCCGATGTTACCGACATTGAGCTGA
- the cls gene encoding cardiolipin synthase: MFMERRNVGVTWAWLMVLLFLPAVGFVVYLVLGQNLSKKKLYKLNKRTKETMAALIEQQRREFRDHQIVFNDDAAENYADLIYMNLTSGFALYTQNNNVAIFTNGPDKFASLLDDIEHASHHIHLMYYMVHNDKIGNKLIDALTVKAKQGVKVRFLVDDIGSSALSRDFFQPLLQAGGEVAYFFPSKIPYLNIRVNYRNHRKLAVIDGQIGYIGGFNVGDEYMGRNARFGFWRDTHLRITGYAVLQMQAHYMMDWNLASHSPMSREVLGLYPPTANCGTTGIQIVSSGPNQTTEQIKNAYIKMIFSAKKSIYLQTPYFIPDESLLNAIKLAVLSGIDVRIMLPSKPDHKMVYWATFSYLGELLADGMKCYLYEKGFLHAKSMVVDGHIASVGTANVDIRSFKLNFEVNAILYDTETAERLQRIFEDDMLDCTELTYEDYKQRSMLERFRESCVRLLSPIL, translated from the coding sequence ATGTTCATGGAGCGGCGAAACGTCGGCGTGACGTGGGCTTGGCTGATGGTGCTGCTGTTTCTGCCGGCGGTCGGCTTCGTGGTCTATCTGGTGCTCGGCCAAAATTTGAGCAAGAAGAAGCTCTACAAGCTGAACAAACGAACCAAGGAAACGATGGCGGCACTCATTGAACAGCAGCGCAGGGAGTTTCGCGACCATCAAATTGTGTTTAATGATGATGCAGCGGAAAATTACGCGGACCTCATCTATATGAATTTGACGAGCGGCTTTGCCCTGTATACGCAAAACAACAACGTGGCGATTTTTACGAACGGACCAGACAAATTCGCGTCGCTGCTCGACGATATTGAGCATGCTTCGCATCATATTCATCTGATGTACTACATGGTTCACAACGATAAGATCGGCAACAAGCTCATCGATGCCTTAACAGTAAAGGCCAAGCAGGGCGTCAAGGTGCGGTTCCTCGTCGACGATATCGGCAGCTCCGCGTTGTCACGGGATTTCTTCCAACCGCTACTTCAGGCGGGGGGCGAGGTCGCGTACTTCTTCCCGTCCAAGATTCCGTACTTGAACATTCGCGTCAATTACCGCAACCACCGCAAGCTTGCTGTAATCGACGGCCAAATCGGCTACATCGGCGGCTTCAATGTCGGCGACGAATATATGGGCAGGAACGCCAGGTTCGGCTTCTGGCGCGACACCCATCTGCGCATTACCGGCTACGCCGTCCTGCAGATGCAGGCGCATTATATGATGGACTGGAATCTGGCATCGCATTCGCCGATGAGCCGGGAGGTGCTCGGATTGTATCCGCCGACGGCCAATTGCGGAACGACCGGCATCCAAATCGTCTCGAGCGGGCCAAACCAGACGACGGAGCAGATCAAGAATGCGTATATCAAAATGATTTTCTCCGCGAAGAAGTCGATTTATTTACAAACGCCGTATTTTATCCCGGATGAGAGCTTGCTGAACGCTATTAAGCTGGCGGTGCTGTCGGGAATCGATGTGCGCATCATGCTGCCCAGCAAGCCGGATCACAAAATGGTCTATTGGGCAACCTTCTCTTATTTGGGCGAGCTGCTCGCCGATGGAATGAAATGCTACTTGTACGAAAAAGGCTTCCTCCACGCGAAATCGATGGTCGTGGACGGCCATATTGCTTCGGTCGGGACAGCGAATGTCGACATCCGGAGCTTTAAGCTGAACTTTGAAGTGAATGCGATTTTGTACGATACGGAAACCGCCGAACGGCTGCAGCGTATATTTGAAGATGATATGTTGGATTGCACGGAGCTGACGTATGAGGACTACAAGCAGCGCTCCATGCTGGAGCGATTCAGGGAATCGTGCGTGCGTCTGCTTTCGCCGATCTTATAG
- a CDS encoding winged helix DNA-binding protein — MKQAEHVNQRFEQAYAEMMKQAMMQSSEERKRRLKEQDQAAKLFLEKVWWPAVGQLNDLHPEYELKDIRGGTRFADFAYLPKHPLKLIVEVDGFGPHWRDISRWKFADDLFRQNHLLIDGWQLLRFAFDEMNEKPGRCQQTLLMGLAKWGGMLQTEGSILNVYERAILQLMQERLDEMSLIEITRALGIHKQTAAANLRSLADKGLLHTTIAKSGRIMRYRLFIQIDQMG; from the coding sequence ATGAAACAAGCAGAACACGTCAATCAGCGTTTCGAACAAGCCTATGCGGAGATGATGAAGCAGGCCATGATGCAAAGTTCCGAGGAACGCAAACGACGGCTGAAGGAACAGGATCAGGCTGCGAAATTGTTTTTAGAAAAGGTATGGTGGCCTGCCGTTGGCCAGTTAAATGATCTGCATCCGGAATACGAGCTTAAGGATATAAGGGGTGGTACGCGTTTTGCAGATTTTGCGTATCTGCCGAAGCACCCGCTAAAACTGATTGTCGAAGTGGATGGATTTGGCCCGCACTGGCGCGATATTAGCCGATGGAAGTTCGCGGATGATCTGTTTCGTCAGAATCATCTACTCATTGACGGCTGGCAGCTCCTGCGATTCGCGTTTGATGAAATGAATGAAAAGCCAGGGCGTTGTCAGCAGACGCTGCTGATGGGACTCGCAAAGTGGGGAGGAATGCTTCAGACGGAGGGTTCAATCTTAAATGTCTATGAACGGGCAATTTTGCAATTGATGCAGGAACGCTTGGACGAGATGTCATTAATTGAAATCACGAGAGCACTCGGCATACATAAGCAAACGGCAGCGGCAAATCTACGGTCGCTGGCCGATAAAGGCCTTCTGCACACCACGATTGCTAAATCGGGCAGAATTATGCGTTATCGATTATTTATCCAAATTGACCAAATGGGGTAG
- a CDS encoding FadR/GntR family transcriptional regulator, whose amino-acid sequence MEVTRLSKRNHYEEIAEQLKRLITDGKVKVGDKLPSTKEMSEQFGVGRSTMREALSALKAMGFIEIRQGGGCTVISSAPIEVELPELQSLRMNRETLLELLEARQSLEVANASIAADKATDEDIAMLRGLVHEMEASVGDDAEGERTDLLFHLSLAKATRNSILIRLFESIIGQLETAIREIRRVEIYANRSVAERLYREHLAIFEAVAARDAELAGQRMKAHLAHVVSNLMSVL is encoded by the coding sequence ATGGAAGTCACCCGTTTGTCCAAAAGAAACCACTACGAGGAAATCGCCGAGCAGCTTAAGCGGCTCATTACGGACGGTAAGGTGAAGGTCGGCGACAAGCTGCCGTCGACGAAGGAGATGTCGGAGCAGTTCGGCGTCGGCCGTTCCACGATGCGCGAGGCGCTAAGCGCCTTGAAGGCGATGGGCTTTATTGAAATTCGGCAGGGCGGGGGATGCACCGTCATTAGCAGCGCGCCGATCGAGGTCGAGCTGCCCGAGCTGCAGTCGCTTCGCATGAACCGCGAAACGCTGCTCGAACTGCTGGAGGCGCGGCAATCGCTGGAGGTTGCGAATGCGTCCATCGCCGCGGACAAAGCCACGGACGAGGATATTGCGATGCTTCGCGGCTTGGTGCACGAGATGGAAGCGTCAGTCGGCGACGATGCGGAGGGAGAGCGGACCGATCTGCTTTTTCATTTATCCTTGGCCAAAGCGACGCGCAACTCCATTCTGATACGTCTGTTCGAGTCCATTATCGGGCAGCTCGAGACGGCCATCCGCGAAATCCGGCGCGTCGAAATCTACGCGAACCGATCTGTTGCCGAGCGGCTGTACCGTGAGCATCTGGCGATATTTGAAGCCGTCGCCGCGCGGGATGCCGAGTTGGCAGGCCAGCGGATGAAGGCGCATTTAGCGCATGTCGTGAGCAACTTGATGTCCGTGTTGTAA
- a CDS encoding LUD domain-containing protein, which translates to MAKSEEHQAWLAEMEAKSRAKQVSFIDGISSKLKRPRVPAPPAHPYRGAPAFWNEFEWPVEERIAKFMANFRAVGGHSERLATMEDARTFIAGKAADMSARFVIRQNQPELNALDLEGAIPGAAFTVWNSDPNEHWKARAAEADFGIVVADYAAAYTGSVTVLSGKDKGRSVSLLPTVLMVIIPVERLHTRLGEILVNFDQVGREQLPAGIHFISGPSRSADIENDLTIGVHGPGVVYALVVG; encoded by the coding sequence ATGGCTAAATCAGAGGAGCATCAGGCGTGGCTGGCCGAGATGGAAGCGAAGTCGCGCGCGAAGCAGGTCAGCTTCATTGACGGCATCTCCAGCAAATTGAAACGTCCGCGCGTACCTGCGCCGCCGGCGCATCCTTACCGAGGCGCGCCGGCGTTTTGGAACGAATTCGAGTGGCCGGTCGAGGAGCGGATCGCCAAATTCATGGCGAATTTCCGCGCGGTTGGCGGTCATTCGGAGCGGCTCGCTACGATGGAGGACGCGCGTACATTCATAGCAGGCAAAGCGGCGGATATGAGCGCGAGGTTCGTGATTCGGCAGAATCAGCCGGAGCTGAACGCGCTTGATCTGGAAGGCGCCATTCCGGGCGCTGCGTTCACGGTCTGGAACAGCGACCCGAATGAGCACTGGAAGGCGCGTGCCGCGGAAGCGGATTTCGGCATCGTGGTTGCGGACTACGCAGCGGCGTACACCGGCTCGGTCACGGTGCTGTCCGGCAAGGACAAAGGGCGATCCGTCAGCCTGCTGCCGACAGTGCTGATGGTCATCATCCCGGTGGAGCGCCTGCATACGCGGCTTGGCGAGATTTTGGTCAACTTCGACCAGGTTGGGCGCGAGCAGCTGCCGGCAGGCATTCACTTCATCTCCGGACCGAGCCGCTCGGCGGATATCGAGAACGACCTGACGATCGGCGTGCACGGTCCGGGCGTTGTGTATGCGCTCGTTGTCGGGTAG
- a CDS encoding LutB/LldF family L-lactate oxidation iron-sulfur protein, whose protein sequence is MSGTGTAAGGATVKARAELALNNDFLRKAVKFTTERLRSGKENAAADHGNWDEWREQGRQIRLHTIAHLDYYLNLFADNARANGVNVHFADTAAEAVQISLDIAKRVEAKSVVKSKSMVTEELHLNHALESIDVEAIETDLGEYIIQLAGETPSHIIIPAIHKNRYQIAELLSADAGETLAPDTQILAGFVRRKLREKFLEADIGMTGCNFAIAETGSMVLFENEGNARMVTTVPKTQITLMGMERIIPSWTDLEVMATLLPRSATGQKLTVYMSGITGPRREADADGPDEMHIIIVDNGRSLQLGDPEFQELLNCIRCGACLNACPVYRHIGGHAYGGTYSGPIGAVLTPALKKNVAEWDDIANASSLCGACYEACPVKIPLHEMLIYLRRRKLEAGRGDKLEALGMKGFAAVMSNAKRYKAAIKIGQIGQKLVVRDGGIRLKVGPLKGWNTYRVAPSLPKETFRKQWKTMEEELRHGLQEMDPAMKSRMEGIVRDRGGNGKGKGGHGHHG, encoded by the coding sequence ATGAGCGGAACGGGAACTGCGGCTGGCGGCGCAACGGTCAAGGCGCGCGCGGAGCTGGCGCTGAACAATGATTTTCTGCGCAAGGCGGTCAAATTCACGACGGAGCGGCTGCGCAGCGGCAAGGAGAACGCGGCGGCCGATCATGGCAATTGGGACGAATGGCGCGAGCAGGGACGGCAAATCCGCCTGCATACCATCGCGCATCTCGATTATTATTTGAACCTGTTCGCGGACAATGCGCGGGCGAATGGCGTGAACGTGCATTTTGCCGACACGGCTGCGGAGGCCGTGCAGATCTCGCTCGATATTGCGAAGCGGGTGGAAGCGAAGTCGGTCGTGAAATCCAAGTCGATGGTCACCGAGGAGCTGCACTTGAATCATGCGCTTGAATCGATCGACGTCGAAGCGATTGAGACGGATCTCGGTGAATACATTATTCAACTGGCTGGCGAGACGCCTTCGCATATCATCATTCCGGCGATTCACAAGAACCGTTATCAGATCGCCGAACTACTCTCCGCCGACGCAGGCGAGACACTTGCGCCGGATACGCAAATCTTGGCGGGGTTCGTGCGCCGGAAGCTGCGGGAGAAATTTCTGGAGGCGGACATCGGCATGACGGGCTGCAACTTCGCCATCGCCGAGACGGGATCTATGGTGCTGTTCGAGAATGAGGGCAACGCGCGTATGGTGACAACCGTGCCGAAGACGCAAATTACGCTGATGGGCATGGAGCGGATCATTCCGTCTTGGACGGATCTTGAGGTCATGGCAACACTGCTGCCTCGCTCGGCAACGGGCCAGAAGCTGACGGTATACATGTCCGGCATCACAGGGCCAAGACGCGAGGCCGATGCGGACGGACCGGATGAAATGCATATAATCATTGTCGATAACGGACGCTCGCTGCAGCTTGGCGATCCGGAGTTTCAGGAGCTGCTCAACTGCATTCGCTGCGGCGCATGCCTTAACGCCTGTCCGGTGTACCGTCATATCGGCGGCCATGCCTACGGCGGCACGTACAGCGGTCCGATCGGTGCGGTGCTTACGCCTGCGCTGAAGAAGAACGTCGCCGAGTGGGATGACATCGCGAATGCGTCGAGCTTGTGCGGCGCCTGCTATGAGGCGTGTCCGGTCAAGATCCCGCTGCACGAAATGCTGATCTACCTGCGCCGCCGGAAGCTCGAAGCAGGACGAGGCGATAAGCTGGAGGCGCTCGGGATGAAGGGGTTCGCTGCGGTGATGTCGAACGCGAAGCGGTACAAGGCGGCCATCAAGATCGGGCAAATCGGGCAAAAGCTCGTCGTTCGTGACGGAGGCATCCGTCTCAAGGTTGGACCGCTGAAGGGCTGGAACACGTACCGGGTGGCACCGAGTTTGCCGAAGGAGACGTTCCGCAAGCAATGGAAGACGATGGAGGAAGAGCTCCGTCACGGCCTGCAGGAGATGGATCCTGCGATGAAGAGCCGCATGGAAGGGATTGTCCGCGATCGCGGCGGAAACGGCAAAGGCAAAGGAGGTCACGGGCATCATGGCTAA
- a CDS encoding (Fe-S)-binding protein — protein MKVSLFITCLSDAIYPRVGEAMVRLLAKYGITLAFPTVQTCCGQPAFNSGYWDEARATARTIIAAFEDSDFVISPSGSCTGMIHHYPKLFENDPVMLAKALKLQEKSYEFTQFLVQVLDITDVGAYFPHKVTYHPSCHGSRLLGVKEEPLLLMEQVEGMELVPLPFANDCCGFGGTFAVKMSDISGAMVTEKTDHVLETEAEVLVGLDMACLMNIAGNLRYRDKPVRVMHLAELLYEGVKGA, from the coding sequence GTGAAAGTGTCCTTATTTATTACTTGCTTGAGTGATGCCATCTACCCCCGCGTCGGGGAAGCCATGGTCCGTTTGCTAGCCAAATACGGCATCACGCTGGCGTTTCCGACCGTGCAGACCTGCTGCGGCCAACCCGCGTTCAACAGCGGCTACTGGGATGAAGCGCGTGCGACGGCTCGCACGATTATCGCAGCGTTCGAGGACTCCGATTTTGTCATTTCGCCTTCGGGCTCCTGTACCGGCATGATCCATCATTATCCCAAGCTGTTCGAGAACGACCCTGTTATGCTGGCGAAAGCACTTAAGCTGCAGGAGAAATCATACGAGTTCACGCAGTTCCTCGTGCAGGTACTCGACATTACGGATGTAGGCGCTTACTTCCCGCACAAAGTGACGTATCATCCGTCCTGCCACGGCAGCAGGCTGCTCGGCGTGAAGGAAGAACCGCTGCTGCTTATGGAGCAGGTGGAGGGGATGGAGCTGGTTCCGCTTCCATTTGCCAACGATTGCTGCGGCTTCGGGGGAACGTTTGCGGTGAAAATGTCCGATATTTCCGGCGCGATGGTGACGGAGAAGACGGATCACGTCCTGGAGACGGAAGCCGAGGTGCTGGTCGGCCTCGATATGGCCTGCCTCATGAACATTGCGGGCAATCTTCGGTATCGCGACAAGCCGGTGCGCGTGATGCATCTGGCGGAACTCTTGTATGAAGGGGTGAAAGGCGCATGA
- a CDS encoding DeoR/GlpR family DNA-binding transcription regulator, producing the protein MLVAERYERIVELVNERGSIRVTELSELCQVTEETIRRDLDRLEQAGRLRRSHGGAVSVKDAQMQPEIPYAEREITHAEEKRRIAEEAVKLIQPKDRILLDASTTAWYMAAIMPDLPLTVLTNSIKVAMELSGKERIEVISTGGILAQRSLSFVGPLAERSLDAYHVDKVFFSCKGVHLERGISESNELQARIKQKMLGMADDVILLADSSKFGVQAFTHVAELGDVHTIITDRRAARETLAALRERTLSVHTV; encoded by the coding sequence ATGCTGGTTGCGGAGCGCTATGAGAGAATAGTTGAGCTGGTGAACGAACGAGGCAGCATTCGGGTCACGGAGCTGAGCGAACTGTGCCAAGTCACGGAGGAGACGATCCGCCGTGACTTGGACCGGCTTGAACAAGCCGGTCGTCTGCGCCGTTCTCATGGCGGCGCGGTCAGCGTGAAGGATGCGCAGATGCAGCCGGAAATTCCGTACGCGGAGCGGGAAATCACGCATGCGGAGGAGAAGCGAAGAATCGCCGAGGAAGCAGTGAAGCTGATTCAGCCGAAGGACCGCATCCTCCTTGATGCGAGCACGACCGCCTGGTACATGGCAGCGATTATGCCGGACCTGCCGCTGACGGTGCTGACGAATTCCATTAAAGTCGCGATGGAGCTGAGCGGCAAGGAACGCATCGAGGTCATTTCTACCGGCGGCATTCTTGCGCAGCGGTCGCTCTCCTTCGTAGGTCCATTAGCGGAGCGTTCTCTTGATGCGTATCACGTCGACAAAGTGTTCTTCTCCTGCAAAGGCGTGCATCTGGAGCGGGGCATCAGCGAGTCCAACGAGCTGCAAGCACGCATAAAGCAGAAAATGCTCGGCATGGCGGACGACGTCATCCTCTTGGCCGATTCCAGCAAATTCGGTGTTCAAGCTTTCACGCATGTAGCGGAGCTTGGCGACGTGCATACAATAATTACTGACCGGCGCGCGGCGCGGGAGACGCTTGCTGCTTTGCGGGAGCGGACCCTTTCGGTGCACACGGTTTGA